TTTATCAGTGCCAGATGCCGGAAAGATATCGCTGGTCGAAAGTCTCGGAATGAAACCGCTGGAACCCCTGTTCGCGTGCGCCCGTGAGTGGTAATCCTTATAATGTATCAGGGTCTTCAGACTCTATAATCAGTCCGCACACTGCAAAGTGGAGGGAACAAATGAAGGCAAACAGTGAAGCAATTCTATCTCGTAAAGTGACTCCTGAAATGATAACCAAACTTGAGGGTATCGTAGGCAAGGACAATATCAACACGGGCGACATGGACAAAATCCTATACAGCCATGACATGGCCCCCCTTCCTAAGGAGGCAGGCATGGCTTTCAAGAACATGCCCGATGTGATAGTAAGGCCGGAGACGGATGAGCAGGTGGCAAAGATCGTCGCCCTCGCTTACAAAGATGGAATTCCCATCATACCCAGGGGCAACGCGACCTGGGGACTCGGCGGATGCATGCCTACCAACGGAGGCATCGTTATAGACATGTCCTCGAAGATGAACAAGGTCCTTGAGATCAACACCGAGAGCATGTACGTAAAGGTACAGGCCGGTTGCACATGGAAAGGCGCACTCGACGAATGCATGAAGCGCGGTTTCATAGTCGGTTCCTACCCGTCAAGCTTCCCCGCAGGGACGATCGGCGCATGGACCTCGACCAACGGAATGGGCACGGGAAGCTACAAGTACGGCTCCGCCAAAGACAATATTCTCAACATGAAGGTCGTCCTTTCCGACGGAACTCTGATCGAGACAGGATATGACCACATCGGATCGTATATGGCTGGTTACAACCTCAATCAGTTCTTCGCAGGTGCCGAAGGGACCCTCGGAGTTCTAACAACCGTGACCATGAGGATCTACCCCATGGGAGAGATCAGGCCCGTCGCCTACGAGTTCGATAACCTCAAGGACATGCACGGACCGATTCAGAAGATCATAGCCCATCCCAGCATCAGGCCCCTCCACATCGCTTGGTCCGATTACCAGCACTTCGCCAACCAGAGGAAGGCCGGCATTCACGCACCCAATGTGAAGAACGTGCTTCTCGTAGCCCTTCAGGGAGATGCCAAATTCGTCGACCTCGAGGAAAAAGAGATCGATTCGATCATATCTGAGTTCGGCGGCAAGAAGCTCGACAGGAATATCGCCGACCACGAGTGGTCAGAGAGATGCTACGAGTTCAGGGCCAGGAAGGTCGGGGTCGGAGAAATCCCCGCAGAAGTCATAGTTCCCGCCAAACACTGGGGAGAATTCGTTGACGAGTGCTACAAGGGATTCGACGTAATGAAGATGGAGGCCGGAGGGGTCATCGGAGTAATCGTAGACCGCAGCACCGCGCTTTTCATGCCCTATTACTTCAAGGACGACGAGTCGCTGCTGGGCATGACCGCATTCTCGTTCAACTTCTACCTCGGAGACAGGGCCTCCCTCTATGGAGGAAGGACCACCGGTTTCGGAGTGTTCTTCGCCTGGAACATGGACGTCATACACGATGGAGAGACCGCCGACTTTATGAGGGACCTCAAGACCGCCCTCGACCCCCGCGACATAATGAATCCGGGGCACCTCGTCTGCGGAAAGACCAGGTTCGGCATCAACATGGGCAAGCAGCTCATGTCTTTTGGAAGCCAGCTTATCCAGGGAGTAAAGAAGCTCCTCCCGGCCGACACCACGTTCAGCGACAACCTGAAAAGATTCAGGTACAGTGAAATGGAGCACGAAGTGGAAGAGGGAAGGTTCCGCGTCCTCGGCGACGGCTCCCAGTGAGCACGTCCCTTCAAACTTCTTATAAAAACACCTTCCACTTCTATCCCATTTATTAAAAATCCGTTCTTTGGAATTCTATAGTTATTAAGATTCTAGCTAATCTTTAATAGTCGATCATTGTAGGATGCATTATGAATAAAAGCGCTGTCGCAGCAGTGTCGTTGGTCGCAATGCTCGCCCTAGCGGGAACAGTTTCTGTTATTGTATTGACAAATGACAGCGATGATACGAAATATATCTACACGACGATGAGCTGGCAACAGGAAATGGTCCAGGAGATCGTCGGCGATGAGTATACTGTCGTATCTTTCTTAAAATCTAACACCAGTCCCCACGCGACCGAGATAACGCCCGGAATAGTCACATCCAGAAATACGGTGGCATATTTTGCCGTGGGCTCAGGGATCGAATGGGAAGAGGTCAATCTTAAAACTATAAGAGATCAGCAGAACGTCACCACGTTCGAATGCTGCGAAGAGCTTATCGAACTTGGAATAATGGACCCTCTTCTCGAAGGAGAGGAGCATGAGGGCACCGGAGAAGGACATGAACATGCGACGGACCCTCACGTATGGGCATCCCCGGAGCGCCTGGCACTTATAGCCGAGTACATAAAGGATAAGATGATCGAGCTCGAAGCGGACAACGCGGCCGTATTCGAAGCGGGATGTGCCAGCTACCTGGCCAAGGTAGATGTCCTCATTCAGCTCGAAGAGGAATACCTAACAGACAAGGCTACAGGTGAAATTATCGTATGGCACCCTTCGTGGGCATACCTTCTTCCCGATAATGTAACAGAGTTGGAACTTATGGAAGTCGCTCAGTCCACCATTAATCCCACCGGAATAGCTATGCTTCAGGGGGGGACCGAAGAAAATCCGATCAATGTGTTCCTCTCCAATTCTGAAGAAATCAATGGTCTGTCTCAGAAAAATCTTTGGGACATGCAAATATATGTAAATATCATAGTAATAAACGTGCTCGCATCAAACTGGGTCGAATATCTTGCCCAAGTGATCGAGATACTGGGAGAAAATATTTCCTAAAGCTACGGAGAACGGAATCAATGATACCCATCGAGATAAAAGACCTGTCCGCAGGATATGACGGCAGAGCAGTGTTCAGCAACGTTAGTCTGGAGCTTAGGGAACGTGACTTCCTCGCGGTGATCGGACCGAACGGAGGCGGCAAGACGACTCTGTTCAAGGCGATCCTGGGCCTGATAGATCCAATGTCCGGAACCGTCAAGGTGTTCGGAGAAGAACCCGTTGGTTCGGCTCGTGGAATAGGTTATGTTCCGCAGAACGAGAACCTGGATTCGGAATATCCGATAAGTGCCAGAGAAGTAGTTCTCATGGGCATGAGGTCAAAAAAAGGAATCAGGCCGTTTTATTCCAAAGAAGACAAGGAGGCTGCCGAGAGGGCGATGGAGTACGCCGAGGTCATCGATTTCGCAGACCGCAGAATAAGCAAATTATCAGGGGGTCAACGTCAGAGGGTGTATCTGGCAAGGGCCCTTGCACCGGAACCTAAGATATTGATGCTCGACGAACCGACGGCAAGTCTGGATCCCTCGATGAAAGACTGCACCTACGACATATTAAGGAAACTGAACAAAGACGGCATTGCAATAATGCTGATAACTCATGATATGAGCAGCATATCCCACGATGTCAAACGTGTTGCCTGCATGAACCACAGGCTGATCGTAAACGATGCACCGGAGATAACGCAAGAGATGATCGCTCTGGGATTCCACTGTATTCCCGAACTTGTGCATATCGGTAGCTGTGATTGCGGAGGTCATAACCATGGTTGATTGGATCGCGGCATTCTCTATGCCATTAATTCAGAATATGTTCATAGTCGCAGCAATAGCATGTGTGCTTTGCGGAGTCGTAGGAACGCTTGTAGTAGTGAAACGAATGGTTTTTGTTACAGGAGGCATAGCCCACACGACCTTCGGAGGCGTGGGCATGGCATATTATCTGATGTCGGTTTTCGCGGTCTCTTGGTTCACGCCCACAATCGGCGCAGCTGTTTTCGCGGTCGTTTCTGCGGTCATAATGGCGCTTCCTGCTGTTTCCAAAAGGATGAGGGAAGACTCTGTGATCGGAGTGCTATGGTCTGTCGGAATGGCACTGGGTGTGATATTCATGAGCCTGATGGATAGGTCGGTGGTCACTCCCAGATCTTTTGAGAGCATCCTTTTCGGGGATATACTGCTGGTCGGGAACACGGAGCTCAAAATCATAGCCGTCGTTACTGTAATATCATTGATCATTATCGCAGCCCTGTTCAGGGACCTACAGGTCCTGACATTCGATGAGACCCACGCCAAGCTGAGCGGCATCAATGTTACAGCTATGAACATTATACTCTACATCATTATTGCAATGACGTGCGTCGTGGCACTCAATGTAGTCGGCATAGTGATGGTAATAGCGCTCATCACGATACCTGCGGCCATGTCGAACATGTTCACGGAGAGCCTGAAAGAGATGATGATAGTATCAGTGATTCTTTCATTGATAATGGCATTCTTCGGTCTGATAATAGCCATTGGAGCGGACATACCTCCCGGAGCCACCGTTTCTGTGACGATGGGCGTGTTGTTTATCATTGCGATAGTGGTGAAAACAGCACTTGGAAAAATTATGCAGGGGAGAGCCGAATGATCATATCCGCTCGAGCAATGCTCCGACTCCTCCGACCACATCTGTGACCCCTGCGTCTTTCCAGTCTTTCAGAGTGCAGTTGCCCGAGAGGACACCTACGAATGCTGCCCCTGAATCGCGGGCAGTGTACCAGTCGCTAAGATTGTCTCCTAGATACAGGATTTCTTCTGGCTTCACGCCCAACTCTTTAGCAAGATTTCTCATTGCTATCGGCGAGGGTTTGGCGTCGCAATATGGATGGTCGTCCCTGCAGACGACGGCATCGAAACGCTCATATATGCTCCAGATCGCCAGAACCGATTCGGCGTAATCTCTGCCACCCCTGGTCAGGATACCCACTTTGTATCCAGCACGCTTAAGCGCATCCATGGTCTCGACGGCTAGAGGAAAGGGCGACGCGTCTAGATAGTACTGTTTTTCAATCTCCGTGCTTCGGTCATTGATCTTTTTAATGATATCTTCGACGTCGTCCCATCGACCGGCGTCGTATATCCATCCATAAATGGGGACCTTTGTCAGGCGTCCGTCCTGTTTCCAATTATGTTCTCCCATCGGGATGTTCTCTTCTTTCATCACATCGGCCACTACATTGTGAAGTCTGGGATAATCGACACGTGTGTTCATGAAAGTGCCGTCCATGTCAAAACCGACAGCCTTGATATGGGGTTCCAACGCCATGGAAGCTAATGTGCCACGTGATTAATAATGTTAATGCGGGACAGGTAAAAAAAGAGTCATGTGAGAGTAGTAGCCCCCCTTCTGTTTCAGGCGGCATTCGACTAATGCACCCTACCCGCCGGTCCAGGGCAAATCATCCCGGCTGTATGAGCTTGCTCCGATGAGGTGTCGCCGTTTCACCAAATCTCCGGGAACGTCACTGTCTTCAGATCATTCTTTTTACCGGAGCTGTGTCGTTTCTGGGCCCTTGCCAAGGCTCTCGCCCCGCAGCATTTCGCTGCTCATCTTGCCCTCGGAGGAGGGAACTTCCTCAGCTGGACCGAAGTCCTACCGTCAGCCGCCCTCTCTCTCATGACGCCCGCCAATCAATAAACGAATATAAGATTTAATCGGGAAAATAGAAAGAAAGAAGTTTTGGAAAAGTGTTTCACGACTGGTTCTTTGGATTTTTGTCGACCATGCCGGTCGATTCCTTAAGCTCCTTGTCCATCATGGCGTCGATCCTCTCGGCCTCGGCCTGGATATCTTCAGGCCTGGGTATGTTGCCCAAGATGTTGTCGGTGTTACCAAAGGTCTTCTCTATGTCTTCGATGCCGGCTATGCTCCTCTCGGGCGAATTGGCGGCCGACCCTACGTACTCGGAGATACCTTCCATAAGCCTTGTGACTTCCATCGGGAAGAAGAACTTCGAAGACTCTCCCTGTCCGATCTTGACCATTGTGTCCATAGAAAGGACCGATAGGGCCTTGGAGTCCATCGTTGCTGCTCCCACGGAGAGGATACGCAGTCTCTGAGCCTCTCCCTGGCCCTCGAGTATCGTAGCTACTCTGGTACCCTCAGCTTCGAGGACCATGGCCTGCCTGCGCCCCTCTGCCTGGAGGATGCGGGATTTCTTTTCTCCCTCTGCCTTGAGGATCGCGGCCCTTTTCAGTCCGTCGGCCTCGAGGATCGCGGCGCGCCTCATCCTCTCCGCGGAGGTCTGCTCCTCCATGGAGTTCTTGACCTTGGCTGCAGGGTCCACTTCACGTATCTCGACCGCCTCGACCCTCACGCCCCACTTATCGGTGCTCTCATCGAGCGTGTCTCTCAGCTGGAGGTTGATGGTCTCCCTGTTAGAGAGGATCTGGTCCAGTTCCATCTCTCCTATAACGGCCCTCAGGGTGGTCTGTGCCAGGCTGACGGTCGCTAGCTTGTATTGCGTGACTTCGAAGTAAGCTCTCTTGGGGTCGGTGACCTTGATATAGATGATGGCGTCCACGTTTACAGGCGAGTTGTCCTTGGTGATGACTTCCTGGCGTGGAATATCCAACACTTCGGTACGCAGGTCCAGCTTGACGACCTGATTGATCAGCGGGAACACTACATTCAGACCCTGGTTCAGTATGCGTACATATTTACCCAGCCTCATGTAGATGCCCTGTTCGTAGGGCTGAACGATTTTCACCCCGCTTATGACTACTAGAACGATAACGAATATCACCAAAAGGGCGATAGTTATCAATATGGTTTCAGTTTCCATTTTTATTCCTCCGTATGTTTTACTTTATTATCGATAAGTTCTTTGGTTCACTTTTCGGACTCTATGAAGACGTGCACGCCCTCGCTCTTAATGACCTTGACCCTGGTACCAACCCTCAGAGGAACCTCCGAATTTGCACTCCATGTATCTGTACCGATCCGGACCTTTCCCTTGAGGGTCCCGGGGATCGTATCCACAGTGACGACCCCTGTCTCTCCGACCAATGTATCGGTGATGGTCGTCGAGGGAGGTTCGGGCTTCCCCAAAAACCTGTATGCGTATATCGTAAGAAGAGTAACGGGAATCGCCACGACGATGGCCAGTGCGACTGCATACCAAGTAAAAAGGAGGTCGGGCTCGAAAAGCCCCAGCCCTCCGATGATAATAAAGATCACGGCGGGGATTATCATAAAAACACCCGGCATCGTGGCTTCTACTATCAAAAATATTAACCCGATGATTATAAACAGCAACGCGACGGCTGTGGCTAGTTCCATGGCACGCCCATCTTCTTATCGTTATTTAATCATGTGTTAGTTCGAAAGGATGGGGTATTTTTTCAGGTCCAGGTCTGTTTTGACGGTAAACCTTATTAACTGCATCTGGTTACTCGGAATGGCGCAAGGGTAGTCAAGCATGGCCAACGACGCTAGGTTGAGGGCCTAGTCCTTAGTGGTCCGCGTGTTCAAATCACGTCCCTTGCACCATTTTTCCTTTTGCCTTCTATGAGCATCAGCCCGGACAGTTGCGCTTGGACGGTATTTTCCACTGGAAATATAGGGGTTAAAAAATAAAATATATAGGAACGGTCGAACTCACGCCGTTTCATATATCGGACGTATCTTGCCTCTTTTTATTCTGTCGCGGAGGTCTAAGACATTGTTGCGCACGGCCTCGATCATCTTGCGATATTCAAGGTCGCCCTTGCCTATGGAATTATCGAGTCCCCAGTTCTCGGTGTATGAGCAGGGGATATCCGTGCAGGATTCTCCGCATCCCATAGTGATCACAATATCTATTTTAGGCAGTTCCGACAGAGGTTTGAGATTATTCTCGGTTATGTCGCAGCTGCAATACTCTAAAAGCATCCATGCGACCCTATCGTCGAAGGTGTGCGGCGTCTCAGATCCGGTCGAGTACGCCTCAAAAGCATCAGATGCATATTCCCTGGCGAGAGCCTCGGCGACCTGGCTTCTGTACGAGTTGTGCAAACACAGAAATGCTACTTTAGGTTTTTTTTTTCATAATTCCATCAGAGCACGCAGACGATGCAGTCCTTAGATGCGCATGCGGAGTTATTAATCTTCCACTTGAGCGCCCATACCTTGATGTCTTTCGCAACCTCGGTCAATTCCCTTCCCATTTCGGTAAGGCGGTATTCGCTCTTTATCGGAACTGTCGTAGAGTCCACCCTCCTTTCGATGATGCCTTCCTCCTCCAGATTTCTCAACCTGTCCGAAAGTATCTTGGGTGTAATTTCCTTCATGGACCGTTTTATCTCGGAGAATCGTTTCCAACCGTCCCCTCCTTTGTAGAGTTCCAGTATGATAAGCAGCGTCCATTTCTTCGATAGGAAGCCCATTGTTCTGTAAACTGTGCAGTTCTCGTTCATGATATCTTGTAAGATACCATCCGTATTTAACCTGGTATCTTAATCATACTAGATAGCTAAAGTATAGGAGATAAAAAAATGTCAGAAATGTTTTGTTTTCAGTGCGAGCAGACAGCCAATGGTACGGGCTGTACGGGAAAAGCGGGAGTTTGCGGAAAGCCTTCGGATGTCGCAAATCTACAGGATGACCTAATTACTTCCTTGATAGATCTGGCCAAAAGCGCCCATGGAAAGATTGACACAAAGACTGACGACATTGTGATAGAGGCGCTTTTCCGCACTATCACCAATGTGGACTTCGATCCGAAATCGATCTCGGCCCAGATCGATGCTGTCAAAAAGGAGCGCTCGAGGGTCGGGTCCGGATGCAAGACATGCGGCTGCAGCTCTAACAAATTCAAACTGGTCACGGTCTGGAGCGACAACGAGGACATCAGGTCCCTAAAATCTCTGATTCTCTTCGGCCTTAAGGGGGTCGCCGCCTACGCGTTCCACGCAAAGGCCCTAGGATACACGGACCAGGATGTCAGCACTTACATGTACGCCGCGCTTAGGACCATCGGCTCGAACGCCAGCCAGGACGACCTCTTGGCGATGGTGATGGAGACGGGACAGGCCAACCTGAAAGCCATGAAGATACTGGATGAGGCGAACACCAAGACCTACGGGGTCCCTGCGCCCAACACGGTTTCGATGAATATCGAAAAGGGCCCGTTCATAGTGATCACGGGACATGACCTCCTGGACCTCAAGAAGCTTCTGGAGCAGACCGAGGGAAAAGGCATAGCGATATACACGCACGGCGAGATGCTCCCTGCCCACGGATATCCAGAGCTTAGGAAATATAAGCACCTCAAGGGCAACTTCGGAACGGCATGGCAGAACCAGCGCAACGAGTTCGACGGTGTACCCGCTCCAATACTCTACACCACGAACTGTCTCATGAAGCCCAAGGAGAGCTACGCCGACCGCGTGTTCACCGCAGGGCCTGTCGCTTATCCGAACACTATCCACATAGGGGAGGACAAGGACTTCTCGCCTGTAATCGCCAAGGCCCTGGAGCTCGGCGGGTACAAAGAGAACGTCCAGATGACCGGCGTCAACGGCGGAAAGAACGTGACCACGGGATACTCCGCCGGCACGATACTGTCTGTTGCTGACAAGGTTGTAGAAGGTGTAAAAGCCGGTGCCATAAAGCATATATTCCTCGTGGGAGGATGCGACGGCGCCAAGCCCGGAAGGAACTACTTCACGGAGTTCGTAAAGAACACTCCAAAGGACACCCTCGTGCTGACCCTCGCATGCGGCAAGTACAGGTTCAATGACCTGGACATCGGAGACATCGGTGGCATACCGAGGATACTGGATGTCGGTCAGTGCAACGATGCATACGGCGCAGTAAAGGTAGCTCTGGCACTTGCGGATGTGTTCAAATGCACGGTCAACGACCTGCCTCTGTCGATAGTCCTATCATGGTACGAGCAGAAAGCAGTCGCAGTGCTGCTGACGCTGCTGAGCATGGGTGTTAAGAACATATACCTCGGACCCACGGTCCCGGCGTTCCTCTCGCCCAACATAATATCGTACCTCGTGGAGAACTTCGGGATCACCCCGATCAGCACTCCCGAGGCGGATATGAAGAAGATGCTCGGCTGAACCGAAATCAAAAAACGTTTTTCATCCTGGCGGGTTTCGATGCATGCAAGGGGTATTCCCGCCGGGAGTTATTTCATATTCATTGGGGCCCGAAAGTCTCTCTGAGGAGTTCGATATCGATATTTTCGTTGCATATCTCCGAAACTGTATCGGCTATCCCCTCGATCGCTTCTGGCGGCATTATCTCGTTGATGGTGATCCGTGAAGGGAAAAGATACGGTGAATCGAACGAATATTCATCGAGGAACGCCCTGCGCGATTCTATGTATGCGTCTAGGACATCGGAGCTTGCCTTCTGAAGGTTCACCGATATGCAAGAGCCGTCATTGATGCCCCTCGTACGGCAGGATATTATGCCTATGCTGTCCGCAGGGTCCATATTTTCGATTTCTAATTTTCTTACCTCGTCCGGACTCAGACCCGTGTCGGCAACGATCAGCAGGAAGGCGAAGGCCCTTATCGTTCGGTATTCGGAACCGATATGTGCCAGTGCCTCGTTCCTTAATTTTACGTACGTCCTCAGGATTCCGTTCTCGTTGCGATTGAGACCATTGTTTCTATCGTGTGCATCCATGTTATCACGCATGGACCGCTGTACTTTCCGAATTATATGGTTCGGTTATACAGTTATAT
The DNA window shown above is from Methanomassiliicoccaceae archaeon and carries:
- a CDS encoding ABC transporter ATP-binding protein; the protein is MIPIEIKDLSAGYDGRAVFSNVSLELRERDFLAVIGPNGGGKTTLFKAILGLIDPMSGTVKVFGEEPVGSARGIGYVPQNENLDSEYPISAREVVLMGMRSKKGIRPFYSKEDKEAAERAMEYAEVIDFADRRISKLSGGQRQRVYLARALAPEPKILMLDEPTASLDPSMKDCTYDILRKLNKDGIAIMLITHDMSSISHDVKRVACMNHRLIVNDAPEITQEMIALGFHCIPELVHIGSCDCGGHNHG
- a CDS encoding HAD family hydrolase, which gives rise to MALEPHIKAVGFDMDGTFMNTRVDYPRLHNVVADVMKEENIPMGEHNWKQDGRLTKVPIYGWIYDAGRWDDVEDIIKKINDRSTEIEKQYYLDASPFPLAVETMDALKRAGYKVGILTRGGRDYAESVLAIWSIYERFDAVVCRDDHPYCDAKPSPIAMRNLAKELGVKPEEILYLGDNLSDWYTARDSGAAFVGVLSGNCTLKDWKDAGVTDVVGGVGALLERI
- a CDS encoding FAD-binding oxidoreductase, which gives rise to MKANSEAILSRKVTPEMITKLEGIVGKDNINTGDMDKILYSHDMAPLPKEAGMAFKNMPDVIVRPETDEQVAKIVALAYKDGIPIIPRGNATWGLGGCMPTNGGIVIDMSSKMNKVLEINTESMYVKVQAGCTWKGALDECMKRGFIVGSYPSSFPAGTIGAWTSTNGMGTGSYKYGSAKDNILNMKVVLSDGTLIETGYDHIGSYMAGYNLNQFFAGAEGTLGVLTTVTMRIYPMGEIRPVAYEFDNLKDMHGPIQKIIAHPSIRPLHIAWSDYQHFANQRKAGIHAPNVKNVLLVALQGDAKFVDLEEKEIDSIISEFGGKKLDRNIADHEWSERCYEFRARKVGVGEIPAEVIVPAKHWGEFVDECYKGFDVMKMEAGGVIGVIVDRSTALFMPYYFKDDESLLGMTAFSFNFYLGDRASLYGGRTTGFGVFFAWNMDVIHDGETADFMRDLKTALDPRDIMNPGHLVCGKTRFGINMGKQLMSFGSQLIQGVKKLLPADTTFSDNLKRFRYSEMEHEVEEGRFRVLGDGSQ
- a CDS encoding metal ABC transporter permease, with translation MVDWIAAFSMPLIQNMFIVAAIACVLCGVVGTLVVVKRMVFVTGGIAHTTFGGVGMAYYLMSVFAVSWFTPTIGAAVFAVVSAVIMALPAVSKRMREDSVIGVLWSVGMALGVIFMSLMDRSVVTPRSFESILFGDILLVGNTELKIIAVVTVISLIIIAALFRDLQVLTFDETHAKLSGINVTAMNIILYIIIAMTCVVALNVVGIVMVIALITIPAAMSNMFTESLKEMMIVSVILSLIMAFFGLIIAIGADIPPGATVSVTMGVLFIIAIVVKTALGKIMQGRAE
- a CDS encoding helix-turn-helix domain-containing protein is translated as MNENCTVYRTMGFLSKKWTLLIILELYKGGDGWKRFSEIKRSMKEITPKILSDRLRNLEEEGIIERRVDSTTVPIKSEYRLTEMGRELTEVAKDIKVWALKWKINNSACASKDCIVCVL
- a CDS encoding zinc ABC transporter substrate-binding protein, producing the protein MNKSAVAAVSLVAMLALAGTVSVIVLTNDSDDTKYIYTTMSWQQEMVQEIVGDEYTVVSFLKSNTSPHATEITPGIVTSRNTVAYFAVGSGIEWEEVNLKTIRDQQNVTTFECCEELIELGIMDPLLEGEEHEGTGEGHEHATDPHVWASPERLALIAEYIKDKMIELEADNAAVFEAGCASYLAKVDVLIQLEEEYLTDKATGEIIVWHPSWAYLLPDNVTELELMEVAQSTINPTGIAMLQGGTEENPINVFLSNSEEINGLSQKNLWDMQIYVNIIVINVLASNWVEYLAQVIEILGENIS
- a CDS encoding SPFH domain-containing protein; this translates as METETILITIALLVIFVIVLVVISGVKIVQPYEQGIYMRLGKYVRILNQGLNVVFPLINQVVKLDLRTEVLDIPRQEVITKDNSPVNVDAIIYIKVTDPKRAYFEVTQYKLATVSLAQTTLRAVIGEMELDQILSNRETINLQLRDTLDESTDKWGVRVEAVEIREVDPAAKVKNSMEEQTSAERMRRAAILEADGLKRAAILKAEGEKKSRILQAEGRRQAMVLEAEGTRVATILEGQGEAQRLRILSVGAATMDSKALSVLSMDTMVKIGQGESSKFFFPMEVTRLMEGISEYVGSAANSPERSIAGIEDIEKTFGNTDNILGNIPRPEDIQAEAERIDAMMDKELKESTGMVDKNPKNQS
- the hcp gene encoding hydroxylamine reductase, with product MSEMFCFQCEQTANGTGCTGKAGVCGKPSDVANLQDDLITSLIDLAKSAHGKIDTKTDDIVIEALFRTITNVDFDPKSISAQIDAVKKERSRVGSGCKTCGCSSNKFKLVTVWSDNEDIRSLKSLILFGLKGVAAYAFHAKALGYTDQDVSTYMYAALRTIGSNASQDDLLAMVMETGQANLKAMKILDEANTKTYGVPAPNTVSMNIEKGPFIVITGHDLLDLKKLLEQTEGKGIAIYTHGEMLPAHGYPELRKYKHLKGNFGTAWQNQRNEFDGVPAPILYTTNCLMKPKESYADRVFTAGPVAYPNTIHIGEDKDFSPVIAKALELGGYKENVQMTGVNGGKNVTTGYSAGTILSVADKVVEGVKAGAIKHIFLVGGCDGAKPGRNYFTEFVKNTPKDTLVLTLACGKYRFNDLDIGDIGGIPRILDVGQCNDAYGAVKVALALADVFKCTVNDLPLSIVLSWYEQKAVAVLLTLLSMGVKNIYLGPTVPAFLSPNIISYLVENFGITPISTPEADMKKMLG
- a CDS encoding NfeD family protein, whose product is MELATAVALLFIIIGLIFLIVEATMPGVFMIIPAVIFIIIGGLGLFEPDLLFTWYAVALAIVVAIPVTLLTIYAYRFLGKPEPPSTTITDTLVGETGVVTVDTIPGTLKGKVRIGTDTWSANSEVPLRVGTRVKVIKSEGVHVFIESEK